A region of Moorena producens PAL-8-15-08-1 DNA encodes the following proteins:
- a CDS encoding ABC transporter permease, with product MKYWRETCAVAQRILIELWRRQRSLLFWSIFPITVLFLNGLIMAEQAQLSTAEAFERAAPTTLVGAALFFSCLGGSVATVVSEREQHMLKRLFISPLGGISYFLGIFLAHSCIATGQALVVYTIAAFLGARFQGSVLLGVLIILLSIIAYVGVGFFLGTQLARRTEDVNALVGTFGVPLLILGGAFLPTALFPEQLLEIAKFNPIYHMNEALLGVWADGKGLVEIESHFWFLFGFASVMVIVAWLSYQGMVRVERRL from the coding sequence ATGAAATATTGGCGGGAAACCTGTGCTGTAGCACAGCGAATCTTGATTGAACTATGGCGAAGGCAGCGTAGCCTATTATTTTGGAGTATTTTTCCAATTACTGTGCTATTTCTCAACGGTTTAATTATGGCAGAACAGGCTCAGCTATCAACCGCTGAAGCATTTGAACGTGCTGCCCCAACTACTCTTGTGGGTGCTGCTTTGTTTTTTAGCTGCTTGGGGGGTAGCGTCGCAACGGTAGTCTCAGAACGAGAACAGCACATGCTCAAGCGTTTATTTATCTCTCCATTAGGTGGCATATCCTATTTCTTAGGAATTTTTTTGGCTCACAGCTGCATTGCTACAGGTCAAGCCTTAGTGGTTTATACCATAGCAGCATTTTTGGGGGCAAGGTTTCAAGGTTCCGTGTTGCTAGGGGTATTGATTATTTTGCTGAGTATTATTGCTTATGTGGGAGTGGGATTTTTTCTGGGAACTCAATTAGCGCGGCGCACTGAGGACGTTAATGCCTTAGTGGGAACCTTCGGTGTACCTCTATTAATTTTGGGTGGTGCGTTTTTACCAACTGCTTTGTTTCCGGAACAGTTACTGGAAATCGCTAAGTTTAACCCAATTTATCATATGAACGAAGCCTTGCTGGGAGTATGGGCTGATGGCAAGGGTTTGGTGGAAATCGAGTCTCATTTCTGGTTTTTGTTTGGCTTTGCCTCAGTGATGGTGATAGTCGCATGGTTGTCATACCAGGGGATGGTTCGGGTAGAGAGAAGATTGTAA
- the glyS gene encoding glycine--tRNA ligase subunit beta, whose protein sequence is MSTFLLEVGTEELPADFVDSAIAQWQSKIPQTLDQYFLTPEGIEIYGTPRRLAVIIKELPEKQPDREEEVKGPPAKAAFKDGQPTKAALGFARKQGVELDNLFLRDTDKGEFVFVQKQISGRPATEILTELIPQWIFGLEGRRFMRWANGDLKFPRPIRWLVTLLDDVVLPVELDNNAETVKSDRISSGHRILSPKPIEIPQATDYQSCLRNAYVEVNPETRRETIKSQVESAAKQLGGYTPLYPELWEEVTNLVEWPTAVVGKFSSDFLNLPQEVVTTEMVSHQRYFPVFKTEAATELIPYFITIGNGDPAKSEIIATGNERVIRARLADGQFFYKTDIDSPLESYLPQLEKVTFQEDLGSVRQKVGRIEKIAIQITDQLRQHSPNLISPEAISQIQRAALLCKADLVTQMVYEFPELQGVMGQKYAVASGESEQVATAIFEHYLPRGAGDSLPKTLTGQVVALADRLDTLVSIFGLGMLPTGSSDPFALRRAANGIINITWDANLPINLQQLLNDIAADFVAAYPDKNSPIESLQEFFLQRIRTLLQEENKIDYDLVNAVLGEDDTEYQNRALIDVLDVRDRALFLQSIRDNGTLNKIYETVNRSARLAKQGDLDTKQIQPTTVVNPEHFQKSCEQAFYDALVELVPKIKASQEERDYQKLVEALEEIAPTVSTFFDGDQSVLVMDPEPNIRTNRLNLLGLLRNHARVLADFGAIVKS, encoded by the coding sequence ATGTCTACATTTTTATTAGAAGTCGGTACAGAAGAATTACCCGCAGATTTTGTCGATAGTGCGATCGCACAGTGGCAATCGAAAATTCCCCAAACCCTGGATCAGTACTTTCTTACTCCAGAAGGAATTGAGATTTACGGCACCCCTCGCCGCTTAGCAGTTATCATTAAAGAATTACCTGAAAAGCAACCGGACCGAGAAGAAGAGGTTAAAGGACCACCAGCTAAGGCAGCGTTTAAGGATGGCCAACCTACTAAAGCAGCACTTGGGTTTGCCCGTAAACAGGGGGTAGAGCTAGATAATCTATTCCTCAGAGATACGGATAAAGGAGAATTTGTCTTTGTTCAGAAACAGATATCCGGTCGCCCCGCTACGGAAATTTTAACGGAACTGATTCCCCAATGGATATTTGGATTGGAAGGTAGACGGTTCATGCGCTGGGCGAATGGAGATTTAAAGTTTCCCCGTCCGATTCGCTGGCTAGTCACACTTTTGGATGATGTAGTGCTACCGGTAGAGTTAGATAATAATGCCGAGACTGTAAAAAGCGATCGCATTTCCAGTGGTCATCGGATCTTGTCTCCCAAACCAATAGAGATTCCCCAAGCAACAGATTATCAGTCCTGTTTGCGCAATGCTTATGTAGAGGTCAACCCTGAAACACGTCGCGAGACAATCAAATCACAAGTGGAGTCAGCCGCTAAACAGTTAGGTGGTTATACCCCTCTGTACCCTGAGTTATGGGAAGAAGTCACTAATTTAGTGGAATGGCCGACAGCAGTAGTGGGTAAATTTTCCTCAGACTTCTTGAATTTACCACAAGAAGTGGTCACTACAGAGATGGTGTCTCATCAGCGCTACTTCCCAGTATTCAAAACCGAAGCGGCTACTGAACTTATCCCCTATTTTATTACTATTGGTAACGGTGACCCGGCCAAATCCGAAATTATTGCAACTGGGAATGAGCGGGTAATCCGAGCTAGGCTAGCTGATGGACAGTTTTTCTACAAAACCGATATCGACTCACCCTTAGAAAGCTATTTACCCCAACTGGAGAAAGTCACTTTTCAGGAAGATTTAGGTTCAGTACGCCAAAAGGTCGGTAGAATAGAAAAGATAGCGATTCAAATTACTGACCAGTTACGTCAACACTCTCCTAATCTAATCTCACCAGAAGCTATTAGTCAGATTCAAAGAGCGGCCTTACTGTGTAAAGCTGACTTGGTTACCCAGATGGTCTATGAATTTCCTGAATTACAAGGGGTAATGGGACAAAAGTATGCCGTTGCTAGTGGGGAATCTGAGCAAGTCGCAACAGCAATTTTTGAGCATTATTTACCGAGAGGTGCAGGGGATTCTCTACCTAAAACCCTGACCGGTCAAGTGGTAGCATTAGCTGACAGGCTAGATACCTTAGTCAGTATCTTTGGTTTAGGTATGTTACCCACAGGCTCTTCTGATCCCTTTGCTCTACGTCGTGCTGCTAATGGGATTATCAACATTACCTGGGATGCCAACTTACCGATTAATCTCCAACAGTTGCTAAACGATATTGCTGCGGATTTTGTAGCTGCTTATCCAGACAAGAATTCACCAATAGAGTCATTACAGGAATTTTTCTTACAACGGATTCGGACTCTGCTCCAAGAAGAAAATAAAATTGACTATGATTTAGTGAATGCTGTGTTAGGAGAAGATGATACGGAGTATCAAAACAGGGCATTAATTGACGTGTTAGATGTACGCGATCGCGCTTTGTTTCTCCAGTCTATCCGAGATAATGGTACTCTGAATAAAATCTATGAAACTGTCAACCGTTCAGCTCGTTTAGCTAAACAAGGGGATTTAGATACCAAACAGATACAACCAACAACAGTAGTGAATCCGGAACACTTCCAGAAATCTTGTGAGCAAGCATTTTATGATGCCCTAGTGGAATTAGTGCCAAAAATTAAAGCTTCTCAGGAAGAGCGAGATTATCAGAAATTAGTGGAAGCACTCGAAGAGATTGCTCCTACGGTTAGCACTTTCTTTGATGGTGACCAGAGTGTATTGGTGATGGATCCTGAGCCCAATATTCGCACTAATCGCTTGAATTTGTTGGGATTGTTGCGGAATCATGCTCGTGTGTTAGCAGATTTTGGAGCAATTGTCAAGAGTTAG
- the sbcD gene encoding exonuclease subunit SbcD, translating to MIKILHLSDIHMGSGFSHGRINPATGINTRLEDFVNTLAKCIDRAITEPVDLVLFGGDAFPDATPPPYVQQAFANQFRRLVDANIPTVLLVGNHDQHSQGQGGASLCIYRTLGVPGFVVGDSIETHKIQTDNGPVQVITLPWLTNSTLLSRPDTEGLTLAEVNQLLISRLEPILEAEIRKLDPNLPTVLLGHLMADQARFGAERFLAVGKGFTIPLSLLTRPCFDYVALGHIHHHQNLNHSNDPPVIYPGSIERVDFSEEKEDKGYVMIELSKGHVQWEFCPLSVRPFRTIEVNLAEADDPQNTLLNSIGNETIKDAIVRLIYKLRSEQLDLIDNTAIHESLKPAHHYTIRPELVSQLARPRLPELGIGNSIDPMDALSTYLENRQDLRDIAADMLEAAECLLEKNR from the coding sequence ATGATAAAAATTCTTCACCTATCTGACATCCACATGGGTAGTGGCTTCTCCCATGGACGAATAAACCCTGCTACTGGAATCAATACACGTTTAGAAGATTTTGTCAATACCCTAGCTAAATGTATTGACCGAGCCATTACCGAACCTGTGGATTTAGTGCTTTTTGGCGGTGATGCCTTTCCCGATGCCACACCACCACCCTATGTTCAACAAGCCTTTGCTAATCAATTTCGCCGCTTAGTAGATGCAAATATTCCTACAGTTTTATTAGTAGGAAACCACGACCAACACTCCCAAGGACAGGGAGGTGCTAGCTTATGTATTTATCGCACCTTAGGCGTGCCTGGATTTGTAGTAGGGGATAGCATCGAAACTCATAAGATTCAAACTGACAATGGTCCGGTACAGGTGATTACTCTACCGTGGCTAACCAACTCCACCCTTCTTAGTCGCCCAGACACCGAAGGTCTAACCCTAGCCGAGGTTAACCAACTCCTGATCTCACGGCTTGAGCCAATCTTAGAAGCAGAAATTCGTAAACTTGACCCAAACCTGCCAACGGTCTTGTTAGGTCATTTAATGGCAGACCAAGCTAGATTTGGTGCAGAGCGCTTCCTAGCAGTTGGTAAAGGTTTTACTATTCCGCTCTCGCTGCTGACTCGACCCTGCTTTGATTATGTAGCTTTAGGACACATCCACCATCACCAGAATCTCAACCACTCCAATGACCCTCCAGTCATTTACCCTGGCAGCATTGAGCGGGTCGATTTCAGTGAAGAGAAGGAAGACAAAGGTTATGTCATGATTGAGCTGTCCAAAGGTCACGTTCAGTGGGAATTTTGTCCCTTGTCAGTACGACCCTTCCGTACCATTGAGGTCAACCTTGCTGAAGCAGATGATCCCCAAAATACTTTACTAAATTCTATTGGTAACGAAACTATTAAAGACGCTATAGTCCGGCTGATTTACAAGCTACGTTCTGAGCAGCTCGACCTAATTGACAATACTGCGATACATGAATCCTTGAAGCCAGCCCACCACTATACCATTCGCCCAGAATTAGTCAGCCAGCTAGCCCGTCCCCGGTTGCCGGAACTGGGTATAGGTAACAGTATTGACCCGATGGATGCCTTATCTACATATCTAGAGAATCGGCAAGACCTCAGAGATATTGCTGCAGATATGCTAGAAGCTGCAGAATGCCTATTAGAGAAAAATCGGTAA
- a CDS encoding calcium-binding protein produces the protein MTTIFGFETGNFINWNTIGDARIETAAFGSIPSQGKFQALITNDVGSVSDSALENFLGFNPGSIDGFGNGDAKEGSALKLQPITANAGDVLSFDFNFLTDELTPDSTFKDFAFVSIIPNVLSNLADTNSSFLLSPTGFREETDYDTFTYKFPTAGTYLVGMAVVDVEDELLESALLVDNLRVVPKDEVIVGTSNGETLFGTADNDTIYGQGGNDRIFGSEGVNILYGGAGDDEIFGGSNPDTIYGGTGNDEIFSSGGNNTVYGGIGNDLIDTGTGNDLVVGGFGNDTIRLGGGQDIVVLEARKGTDTIINFKAGKTSLGLSGGLTFSNLRFNQSADGVEIAVNGEVLAVVNDAQVGTIASASNFLTI, from the coding sequence ATGACTACTATTTTTGGATTTGAGACTGGCAACTTCATAAATTGGAACACTATCGGCGATGCCAGAATTGAGACAGCGGCATTTGGCAGTATTCCTTCTCAGGGAAAATTTCAGGCTTTAATTACTAATGATGTCGGTTCTGTAAGTGATAGCGCACTTGAAAACTTCTTGGGGTTCAACCCAGGCAGTATAGATGGTTTTGGCAATGGAGATGCCAAAGAAGGATCCGCTCTCAAGTTACAACCTATTACAGCCAACGCTGGGGATGTTTTGAGCTTCGACTTTAACTTCCTGACTGATGAGCTTACTCCTGACTCCACCTTCAAGGATTTTGCCTTTGTCTCCATCATCCCAAACGTTTTATCTAACCTGGCAGATACCAATAGTTCATTTCTGCTGTCTCCTACAGGATTTCGTGAGGAAACAGACTACGATACCTTTACCTACAAATTCCCAACTGCTGGCACTTATCTAGTAGGTATGGCAGTGGTGGATGTAGAAGATGAGTTGTTGGAATCCGCGCTACTAGTGGATAACTTAAGAGTTGTGCCGAAAGATGAAGTAATTGTAGGCACAAGCAACGGTGAAACTCTTTTCGGCACTGCTGATAATGACACCATCTACGGTCAGGGTGGTAATGACAGAATCTTTGGGAGTGAGGGAGTAAACATTCTCTATGGTGGTGCTGGGGATGACGAGATTTTCGGCGGTTCCAACCCTGACACCATTTATGGCGGCACTGGTAATGACGAGATTTTCTCTTCCGGAGGCAATAACACAGTCTATGGAGGTATCGGTAATGACCTCATAGACACTGGCACTGGTAATGATTTAGTGGTTGGTGGCTTCGGCAACGATACGATCAGGCTTGGGGGTGGTCAGGATATTGTTGTCCTAGAAGCACGCAAAGGAACTGATACTATCATTAACTTTAAGGCTGGTAAGACGTCGCTAGGTCTGTCTGGTGGTTTGACTTTCAGTAACTTGAGGTTTAACCAAAGTGCTGATGGTGTCGAAATCGCTGTTAACGGTGAAGTCTTAGCAGTTGTCAATGATGCACAAGTTGGGACTATTGCCAGCGCTAGCAACTTTTTGACGATTTAG
- a CDS encoding ABC transporter ATP-binding protein → MLNIHKLSKSYGNRNVLQDLTLTIPAGEIYGLLGPNGAGKTTTINIICNLLRADSGAIAINNQPVSEATKKLIGVAPQENLLYQTLSCQENLYFFARLYGLDGQQCSKQVYTALAAVNLLERAKSPVETLSGGMQRRMNIAVALVHQPKLLILDEPTTGLDIEARYEIWDLIRRLQGQGITILLTTHSLDEAERLCHRIGILKQGQIVAEGSLVELRQKIPAQEIVVVDTPQEEQAIARAQELGFTHRRYGNDLAFWLPESLDLKDIMACFDGIPLDSIARQPVRLEYVYVEVTSNLGNKLVVSR, encoded by the coding sequence GTGCTAAATATCCATAAATTAAGTAAGTCTTACGGTAATCGAAACGTTCTGCAGGATTTAACCCTAACTATTCCAGCGGGAGAAATATATGGTTTACTCGGACCTAATGGTGCAGGTAAGACAACTACTATCAATATCATCTGTAACTTACTACGAGCGGATAGTGGTGCGATCGCAATCAATAACCAACCAGTGTCCGAGGCAACGAAAAAGCTGATTGGGGTTGCTCCCCAAGAGAATTTACTGTATCAAACCCTTAGTTGTCAAGAAAACTTGTATTTCTTTGCTCGTCTGTATGGGTTAGATGGTCAGCAGTGCTCTAAACAAGTTTACACTGCCCTTGCTGCGGTCAATTTATTAGAGCGGGCAAAAAGTCCGGTGGAAACCCTCAGTGGTGGGATGCAGCGACGGATGAATATTGCTGTTGCTCTAGTGCATCAGCCGAAATTACTTATTTTAGATGAGCCTACCACAGGCTTAGATATTGAAGCCCGATATGAAATTTGGGACTTGATTCGACGTCTTCAGGGCCAGGGAATTACTATTTTGCTGACCACTCATTCCCTTGATGAAGCAGAACGTCTTTGCCACAGAATTGGCATTCTTAAACAGGGACAGATTGTAGCAGAGGGGAGTTTGGTTGAGTTACGGCAAAAGATTCCGGCTCAAGAAATTGTAGTAGTAGACACCCCTCAAGAAGAACAAGCGATCGCTCGTGCCCAAGAATTAGGCTTTACTCATCGCCGCTATGGCAATGATTTAGCGTTTTGGCTACCAGAGTCTTTAGACCTGAAGGACATTATGGCATGTTTTGATGGGATTCCCCTCGATTCCATTGCTCGTCAACCAGTGCGGCTTGAGTATGTCTATGTAGAGGTTACATCAAATCTGGGAAATAAGTTAGTGGTTAGTCGTTAG